One segment of Leptospirillum ferrooxidans C2-3 DNA contains the following:
- the ribD gene encoding bifunctional diaminohydroxyphosphoribosylaminopyrimidine deaminase/5-amino-6-(5-phosphoribosylamino)uracil reductase RibD yields MTSPMADDEKWMNMVLSLARKGDGTVAPNPCVGAVVVSRGKLVGKGFHQRPGLAHAEVCALAEAGPKAMGGDLYVNLEPCCHLKKRTPPCTKEIIQSGIQRVVISTLDPNPEVSGDGVKELQRAGIDVSVGIFSKKAFELNRGFFSLMKNRRPFITLKGAASIDGRIATSSGDSQWISGDRSLLLAHQLRNTHDAILVGVGTILSDDPLLTTRIPGKKTRNPVRIILDSMAKTPVNSQAVKTISEAALWIVAGQEAPSKKIMELQSAGATVIQCQMDAMGRLDLFELMNHLVERRILTLLVEGGGHVTGSFLSSRLVDRIRLVVAPLVIGGDDSINWVAGGDSPGMLKEAQRFSVPIRPTRLGSDVLLSLDLWDEKTMVSGRSDKEDSDVFGDH; encoded by the coding sequence GTGACAAGTCCTATGGCGGATGACGAGAAGTGGATGAATATGGTGCTATCCCTTGCCCGGAAAGGGGACGGGACTGTTGCACCAAATCCTTGTGTCGGAGCGGTTGTCGTGTCGAGGGGGAAACTGGTCGGAAAAGGCTTCCATCAGCGTCCCGGATTGGCTCATGCCGAAGTTTGTGCTTTGGCTGAAGCCGGGCCCAAGGCGATGGGAGGAGATCTTTATGTCAACCTCGAACCTTGTTGCCATTTGAAAAAAAGAACACCACCCTGTACGAAGGAGATCATCCAGAGCGGAATACAACGCGTGGTGATTTCCACACTCGATCCAAACCCCGAGGTTTCAGGCGATGGGGTGAAGGAGCTTCAGCGGGCTGGTATTGATGTGTCGGTCGGTATCTTTTCCAAAAAGGCGTTCGAGTTGAATCGGGGTTTTTTTTCCCTGATGAAGAACAGGCGCCCATTTATTACCCTGAAAGGCGCCGCAAGTATCGATGGACGAATTGCGACATCTTCTGGAGATTCCCAGTGGATTTCCGGAGATCGCTCTCTTCTTCTGGCCCATCAGCTGAGAAATACTCACGATGCCATTCTCGTCGGGGTCGGGACAATCCTTTCTGATGATCCGCTTCTGACGACCCGAATCCCCGGAAAGAAAACCCGCAATCCGGTTCGGATCATCCTGGATTCCATGGCGAAGACACCTGTCAACTCCCAGGCAGTCAAGACGATTTCAGAAGCAGCGCTATGGATCGTTGCGGGTCAGGAGGCTCCCTCAAAAAAAATCATGGAACTCCAGTCTGCCGGGGCGACAGTGATTCAGTGCCAGATGGATGCAATGGGTCGGCTTGATCTTTTTGAGTTGATGAACCATCTGGTGGAACGTCGCATCCTGACGCTTCTGGTAGAGGGTGGTGGACACGTGACAGGTTCATTCCTTTCCAGCAGGTTGGTGGACCGGATCCGTCTGGTGGTTGCTCCATTGGTGATAGGTGGCGATGATTCAATCAACTGGGTCGCAGGAGGAGATTCTCCCGGGATGCTCAAGGAGGCCCAGCGATTTTCTGTGCCGATCAGGCCAACACGTCTGGGGTCGGACGTCTTGTTGTCGCTTGATCTTTGGGATGAAAAAACGATGGTTTCAGGACGTTCCGACAAGGAGGATTCAGATGTTTTCGGGGATCATTGA
- the pstS gene encoding phosphate ABC transporter substrate-binding protein PstS — protein MLTLVSIALFPTLSQAQSLMTITGSSMLYPLEEKWAQSYERKHPGTKIDISPTGSGMGYRQAFLGDVTIGASDAYETKNIKKQYPGMVSIPVAMEDVEVIYNLPGFSRKTPLRLDGNTLALIYLGKIQYWDDRRLLSINPGIPLPHKKIIVIHRKDPSGTTFVMTDYLSRTSHEWRDEIGRDMSPSWPVGKSSNGNGDISADIKNTPWSMGYAGHNWVERSGLPSAALKNHDGYFVSGSVESITNAGRSALKNTPGTNDLDRSIVFWVPGKNVYPASNFEYWVINPHLDSESMKDVRHLVEWVLISGQNPSLIKSAGFAPLPVDSGKPLIIRKLFRDLLPGNAFKTVTPG, from the coding sequence ATGCTGACACTCGTTTCAATCGCCCTTTTCCCAACCCTCTCCCAGGCCCAGAGTCTGATGACCATTACCGGATCCTCGATGCTTTATCCTCTTGAGGAAAAATGGGCACAATCCTATGAAAGGAAGCATCCCGGAACCAAAATCGACATCTCTCCCACCGGATCCGGAATGGGGTACCGTCAGGCCTTTCTTGGTGATGTCACAATCGGTGCCTCAGATGCCTACGAGACCAAGAACATCAAAAAACAATACCCCGGAATGGTCAGCATCCCCGTTGCAATGGAAGATGTCGAAGTCATCTACAATCTTCCCGGCTTTTCCAGAAAAACACCCTTAAGGCTGGACGGGAATACACTTGCACTGATTTACCTCGGAAAGATCCAGTATTGGGATGACAGGAGACTTTTGTCCATCAACCCCGGAATACCTCTCCCCCACAAAAAGATTATCGTCATTCACCGCAAGGATCCTTCCGGAACAACCTTCGTCATGACCGACTATCTTTCCAGAACGTCTCATGAATGGAGAGATGAGATCGGCCGGGATATGTCCCCATCATGGCCTGTCGGAAAAAGTTCCAATGGAAACGGGGACATTTCAGCGGACATCAAAAACACACCCTGGAGCATGGGCTATGCCGGACACAACTGGGTTGAACGTTCTGGTCTTCCGTCCGCGGCGCTCAAGAATCACGATGGATATTTTGTGTCCGGATCGGTCGAAAGCATCACCAATGCCGGAAGGAGTGCCCTCAAAAACACACCCGGCACAAACGATCTTGACAGGTCCATTGTGTTCTGGGTCCCGGGAAAAAATGTTTATCCGGCATCAAACTTTGAATATTGGGTCATCAATCCTCACCTTGACTCAGAGAGCATGAAGGATGTCAGACATCTTGTTGAATGGGTTCTGATTTCCGGTCAAAATCCTTCGCTCATAAAGTCAGCCGGATTCGCTCCCCTTCCAGTGGACTCCGGAAAGCCCCTTATAATACGTAAACTTTTCAGGGATCTGCTCCCTGGAAATGCGTTCAAAACGGTAACTCCAGGCTGA
- a CDS encoding Rrf2 family transcriptional regulator has protein sequence MIQSSRFAVATHIMVGLGYIPKQPPRADLLEGQWISSELLASSVKTNPVVVRRLLVDLKKAGLVISRQGRAGGVSLSRAPESITLLDILEAVDQGEVFAFNPNPPNTDCPVSINMHRLIAPVFQSVTNSLKKTLEQIPLSALIEGIP, from the coding sequence ATGATTCAAAGTAGCCGATTCGCAGTGGCAACACACATCATGGTGGGACTCGGATATATTCCCAAACAACCGCCCCGGGCGGATCTGCTGGAAGGTCAGTGGATCAGTTCGGAGCTTTTGGCGTCGAGTGTCAAGACCAACCCTGTTGTTGTCAGAAGACTTCTGGTGGATCTTAAAAAAGCGGGATTGGTGATCTCACGACAAGGGAGAGCTGGAGGGGTATCTTTGTCCAGAGCTCCTGAATCGATTACTCTTCTGGACATTCTTGAAGCAGTGGATCAGGGAGAAGTTTTTGCATTCAATCCCAACCCACCCAATACAGACTGTCCAGTCAGCATTAATATGCACAGGCTGATCGCCCCGGTTTTTCAATCCGTTACGAATTCACTTAAAAAAACACTTGAACAGATTCCCCTTTCGGCATTGATCGAAGGGATTCCCTGA
- the glyS gene encoding glycine--tRNA ligase subunit beta, translating into MMFDDSFPKPTHALDHAALFEVGCEELPAGLLPGIREALFAGAKNLRKEFRLGDGDVRVYATPQRLIVFLLDLPERQEARVERVMGPPARLAGTLPDHPSPQAAGFAKNQSVSLSSLFFLETPKGSYLAVDRSLPVFSTKEVLPELFSRLLKELPLSRSMRWGEGAGPFLRPILWILALFGEDVVPVGVCGQNSGNQTRTPRSMGFLEQTVHHVSHYAGLISDWPLTVDTGLKKKMICQEIDTTVRMESDSGLLPHGAVWVYDEELLVEVADLVEQFRAVVGTFPSGFLELPQELIQTVLRVHQRYFILKDKSGNTLPNFVCVAGNPRANLHVIRSGYEKVVRARLEDAQYYFDRDRKRSLSDFSRDLSGLNLFPGSGTYLDHARATRDLSDWFLDHVIDETGLSRADLSRMLGRISPVYKADLATGLVREFTELQGVIGGHYWKWENRDLIVKQDSESEKILLEARAIAEHYHPRFSGDSLPESLLGRILAASDKYLYLVAAFKAGLSPSGSEDPYAVRRAGTGLIAIVADSGWSLSVNDLALRSAGVFGENDCYLPLLNFFLERLENLLGKDAPILLVRAALVSPSEPIALSCRRLSFQKTILSDPSLPVLVTLYSRIANILDKGGRQPQDIRPELLVEPAETFLWDQVVSLGLSGQGGWSLLGEAGEFDEIWRRSLLLVDPVTKFFESVLVNAPEETLRANRLALLGTILSGLEILGKLSFLTQLLLPSQEGAGESKSG; encoded by the coding sequence ATGATGTTCGATGATTCTTTTCCCAAGCCGACCCATGCCCTGGATCATGCCGCGCTTTTTGAGGTGGGATGTGAAGAGTTGCCCGCTGGCCTTCTCCCCGGAATCAGGGAGGCTCTTTTTGCGGGAGCCAAAAACCTGAGAAAAGAATTTCGTCTGGGAGATGGAGATGTCAGGGTTTATGCGACACCCCAACGCTTGATTGTTTTTTTGCTGGATCTCCCGGAGAGGCAGGAAGCCCGTGTCGAGCGGGTAATGGGTCCTCCTGCAAGGCTTGCGGGAACGCTTCCGGACCACCCTTCCCCACAGGCGGCCGGTTTTGCCAAAAATCAGTCGGTATCCCTGTCCAGCCTCTTCTTTCTGGAGACACCGAAAGGTTCTTATCTGGCCGTCGATCGCAGTTTGCCGGTCTTTTCGACCAAAGAGGTTCTTCCTGAACTTTTCTCAAGACTCCTGAAGGAGTTGCCTCTCTCTCGCTCGATGCGATGGGGAGAGGGAGCAGGTCCCTTTCTCAGGCCGATTCTTTGGATTCTGGCGTTGTTTGGCGAGGACGTGGTTCCTGTTGGTGTGTGCGGACAAAACTCCGGGAATCAGACGAGAACACCAAGGTCGATGGGGTTTCTGGAGCAAACGGTCCACCATGTCAGCCATTATGCCGGTTTGATTTCAGACTGGCCCCTGACTGTCGACACCGGTCTCAAGAAAAAAATGATTTGTCAGGAAATCGATACAACCGTCAGAATGGAATCCGATAGTGGTCTTTTGCCCCACGGGGCTGTATGGGTCTATGACGAGGAACTTCTTGTAGAGGTTGCAGATCTGGTTGAGCAGTTCCGGGCGGTCGTTGGAACGTTCCCCTCCGGATTTCTGGAGCTTCCTCAAGAGTTGATCCAGACGGTTCTTCGCGTTCACCAGCGGTATTTTATCTTGAAAGACAAATCGGGAAACACCCTTCCCAATTTTGTGTGCGTTGCGGGAAATCCGCGAGCGAATCTCCATGTGATCCGGTCCGGATACGAAAAGGTGGTTCGCGCAAGACTTGAGGATGCGCAGTATTATTTTGACCGTGACCGGAAACGATCCCTCTCTGACTTCTCCCGGGACCTTTCGGGGCTGAACCTCTTTCCGGGATCCGGAACCTATCTGGATCATGCGCGCGCCACGAGAGACTTGTCGGACTGGTTCCTGGACCATGTTATTGACGAGACTGGGCTTTCCAGGGCTGATTTGTCCAGGATGCTGGGACGGATTTCCCCAGTTTACAAGGCCGACCTTGCAACAGGGCTGGTCCGGGAATTTACGGAGCTTCAGGGCGTGATCGGCGGCCATTACTGGAAATGGGAAAATCGCGACCTCATTGTGAAACAGGATTCGGAGTCGGAAAAGATTCTTCTTGAAGCCAGGGCCATTGCTGAACACTACCACCCCCGTTTTTCGGGAGATTCCCTACCGGAATCTCTCCTGGGGAGGATCCTGGCAGCATCCGACAAATACCTGTACCTGGTGGCAGCATTCAAGGCCGGGCTGTCTCCTAGCGGATCGGAAGATCCCTACGCGGTCAGGCGCGCAGGAACGGGGTTGATCGCGATCGTAGCGGACAGTGGCTGGTCACTTTCAGTCAATGACCTTGCCTTGAGATCGGCCGGGGTTTTTGGAGAAAACGATTGTTATCTGCCTCTTCTCAACTTCTTTCTGGAACGTCTGGAAAACCTGCTGGGGAAGGATGCCCCGATTCTTCTTGTCCGCGCGGCCCTGGTTTCTCCATCTGAACCGATTGCCTTGTCCTGTCGAAGATTGTCCTTTCAAAAAACGATCCTTTCCGATCCATCCCTTCCCGTTCTGGTGACTCTCTATAGCCGCATTGCCAATATTCTCGATAAAGGTGGCCGACAACCGCAAGACATCCGTCCGGAACTTCTGGTCGAACCCGCCGAGACATTTTTGTGGGATCAAGTCGTGTCATTGGGTCTCTCCGGACAAGGTGGCTGGTCTCTATTGGGCGAAGCCGGGGAGTTTGACGAGATCTGGAGGAGATCGCTGCTTCTGGTCGATCCTGTTACAAAGTTTTTTGAGTCGGTCCTCGTGAATGCTCCGGAGGAGACTCTGAGAGCGAATCGTCTGGCCTTGCTTGGGACGATCCTGTCAGGACTTGAAATTTTGGGAAAACTGTCGTTTCTGACTCAGCTGTTGCTTCCTTCCCAGGAAGGAGCCGGGGAGAGCAAGTCCGGGTGA
- a CDS encoding sensor domain-containing diguanylate cyclase, whose amino-acid sequence MVQQKSNDIALKFFSHIVSDPEKALFLSQLGPERESHLSGVLSMMIEKLLGDEPLKKEEILSIGENHYRLGVSIEWVRESLFWVLSEYVRELDDSEESFRVSARILEHLTIQSQGMMRGQGKVLSLISRLDAILVHDADPLKSFVKVLSLLSEELAILGGWIGLPDESHRFRALAVSNGWMSDYLDGNEIRSDETPLGRGTMGKAFRTETIQVLEDTQSIEILSPWKDRLIRFSIHSTAAIPLKDDQGRVLVFSLYSGFPWFFRHPDHRILLEHLKIILDEMFARQKASRLLEEEQSRINRVYRLQQAFSRASDIVLMAREEMEIVDTTLDTIISSGFFDWAVLGVIGEDQTITYEKGMGEGVERFLNENLKIRIEEKTLAGQAVLTNKMQYLNEYPSGDIFPALKSLSLRLDIQSVGAVPVVRGGKPWGVLVVMSRLSGAFDPDTVELFVGVSRFLGHALDELAMRKDLEFEKERYEWAATHDALTGIHNRRLLKSFLENALDLQRKTGLLVAVGLLDLDDFKQVNDLYGHHAGDRLLLEVSRRLLQVLGTSNAIARFGGDEFVLIFQSIPDRAALSALLFQIQQEVFGPPVSVVDGETLEIRGSMGVCIARSSDKPDSLLKRADEALYRSKADKETRSSFFSLCDMDSL is encoded by the coding sequence ATGGTGCAACAAAAGTCGAATGATATCGCCTTGAAGTTTTTTTCCCACATTGTTTCCGACCCGGAAAAGGCCCTTTTTCTCTCTCAGCTGGGACCCGAAAGGGAATCGCATCTTTCGGGAGTCCTTTCAATGATGATTGAAAAACTCCTTGGAGACGAGCCCCTCAAGAAGGAGGAGATTCTCTCCATCGGGGAAAATCATTACCGCCTGGGAGTCTCGATCGAGTGGGTCAGGGAGTCTTTATTCTGGGTCCTTTCAGAATATGTCCGGGAGCTGGATGACAGCGAAGAGTCTTTCCGTGTTTCAGCCCGGATTCTGGAGCATCTGACCATTCAGTCACAGGGAATGATGCGTGGACAGGGTAAGGTTCTCTCGTTGATCTCAAGACTTGATGCCATTTTGGTTCATGATGCCGATCCGCTCAAAAGTTTTGTAAAGGTTTTGTCCTTGTTGTCCGAGGAGCTTGCGATTCTGGGAGGCTGGATCGGACTTCCTGATGAATCACACAGGTTCAGGGCTCTTGCTGTCAGTAATGGCTGGATGTCGGACTATCTTGACGGAAATGAGATCCGCTCCGATGAAACTCCGCTAGGACGGGGGACAATGGGAAAGGCATTTCGAACGGAGACGATACAGGTCCTTGAAGACACACAATCGATTGAGATTCTTTCTCCCTGGAAGGATCGTCTGATCCGTTTTTCGATCCATTCCACAGCCGCAATCCCCTTGAAGGATGATCAGGGAAGGGTTCTTGTCTTTTCCCTTTATAGCGGCTTTCCATGGTTTTTCAGGCATCCCGACCATCGGATCCTGCTCGAACATCTCAAAATCATTCTGGATGAGATGTTCGCGAGACAGAAAGCCTCAAGGCTTCTTGAAGAAGAGCAGTCGAGGATCAACCGGGTATACCGTCTTCAGCAGGCGTTTTCAAGAGCTTCCGATATTGTTCTTATGGCAAGGGAAGAAATGGAGATCGTTGATACGACCCTGGATACGATTATCTCAAGCGGTTTTTTTGACTGGGCTGTTCTCGGTGTGATCGGGGAGGACCAGACTATTACCTATGAAAAGGGGATGGGGGAGGGTGTCGAACGGTTCCTGAATGAAAATCTCAAGATCCGTATTGAGGAAAAGACACTGGCGGGGCAGGCTGTATTGACCAACAAGATGCAATACCTGAACGAGTATCCCAGTGGAGATATCTTTCCTGCGCTCAAGTCCCTGTCGCTCAGACTCGATATCCAGTCGGTCGGGGCTGTTCCTGTTGTCCGGGGAGGAAAACCCTGGGGAGTTCTGGTGGTGATGTCGAGGCTTTCTGGGGCTTTTGACCCTGATACTGTGGAACTTTTTGTGGGTGTTTCCCGATTTCTGGGCCATGCTCTTGATGAGCTGGCAATGAGAAAGGATCTGGAGTTTGAGAAAGAACGCTATGAATGGGCTGCAACGCATGATGCACTGACTGGGATCCATAACCGAAGGCTCTTGAAAAGCTTCCTTGAGAACGCACTGGATCTTCAGCGAAAGACAGGTCTTCTGGTGGCCGTTGGACTTCTTGATCTCGATGACTTCAAGCAGGTCAATGATCTTTATGGTCATCATGCGGGTGATCGGCTGCTTCTGGAAGTTTCCCGGCGTCTCTTGCAGGTTCTGGGGACATCCAATGCGATTGCCAGATTCGGTGGAGATGAGTTTGTTCTCATCTTTCAATCCATTCCTGACAGGGCGGCCTTATCAGCACTCCTTTTCCAGATACAGCAGGAGGTTTTTGGCCCACCGGTCTCGGTTGTCGATGGCGAGACCCTTGAGATCAGGGGAAGTATGGGCGTCTGTATTGCGAGAAGCTCTGACAAGCCGGATTCGCTTCTGAAACGGGCCGATGAGGCTCTTTATAGATCAAAGGCTGACAAGGAGACCCGATCCTCTTTTTTCTCCCTGTGTGATATGGATTCCCTCTGA
- a CDS encoding glycine--tRNA ligase subunit alpha has translation MSVMPGHTFQEMILSLKGYWAKEGCLLPEPWDMEMGAGTFHPETFFGALGPRKKKAAYLQPCRRPTDGRYGENPNRLQRYYQFQVILKPSPLEPQTLYLKSLESLGIKLEDHDIRFVHDDWESPTLGAWGLGWEVWLDGMEVTQFTYFQEIAGIPLSPITVEITYGLERLAMYLQGVENVYDLAYSGDVSYGDVHLENERQQSHFNFTKAPVEELRNFFSHVEEQSTQLVEEGLYLPAYEMVLKMSHTFNLLDARGAVSTSERQRFIGRVRGRARAVALCAMEIWSGNGGKDLSGEDVR, from the coding sequence ATGTCGGTGATGCCAGGCCACACATTTCAGGAGATGATTCTTTCCCTCAAGGGGTACTGGGCCAAAGAGGGTTGTTTGTTGCCGGAGCCATGGGACATGGAGATGGGGGCGGGAACCTTTCATCCTGAAACATTCTTTGGGGCTCTTGGTCCCCGAAAGAAGAAAGCCGCCTATCTGCAGCCCTGTCGCCGGCCGACAGACGGGCGTTATGGGGAAAATCCGAACAGGCTTCAACGATATTACCAATTTCAGGTGATTCTCAAACCATCTCCCCTTGAGCCCCAGACTTTGTACCTGAAGAGCCTTGAATCACTGGGAATCAAGCTCGAGGACCATGATATCCGTTTTGTCCATGATGACTGGGAATCTCCGACCCTTGGTGCATGGGGACTTGGCTGGGAAGTATGGCTGGACGGGATGGAGGTGACCCAGTTTACCTACTTTCAGGAGATTGCCGGAATCCCTCTCTCCCCGATCACAGTCGAGATTACCTATGGCCTTGAACGTCTCGCGATGTACCTTCAGGGTGTGGAAAATGTTTATGATCTGGCTTATTCGGGAGATGTCAGCTATGGGGATGTCCATCTTGAAAATGAACGTCAGCAGTCCCATTTCAATTTTACAAAGGCACCGGTTGAGGAACTCCGAAATTTCTTCTCCCATGTTGAAGAACAGTCAACCCAACTGGTTGAAGAAGGGCTTTATCTGCCGGCGTATGAGATGGTCCTGAAGATGTCCCATACCTTCAATTTGCTTGATGCCAGAGGCGCTGTGAGCACCTCTGAACGTCAGAGATTCATTGGAAGGGTTCGCGGCCGGGCCAGGGCGGTGGCGCTTTGCGCCATGGAGATCTGGTCGGGAAACGGGGGTAAGGACCTGTCCGGGGAGGATGTTCGATGA
- the bioB gene encoding biotin synthase BioB, translating to MAVPDKKTCEQSLDRLSSLTNLALSGEGISADDAIWLFSLPHEYSEKIMEGASLIRETFRGNAIDPCTVMNAKSGACGEDCHFCSQSSHHSTISPEFEMVSKEKILQTATLAVANGARRFCVATSGRGLSDPIEVEAICQSIETVRKDVKVWSCATLGILSEDVLEKLKDSGLNRLHHNLETSKEYFGNIVTTHQWEDRVDTIKKAQAKGISVCSGGIFGLGESEKDRVSMLQTLRELNVDSIPLNFLVPIPGTPLYDEGAGIGPEEALRSIAVARYMLPTKEIRITGGRVQALGGRHPEIFRHGADGVMIGNYLTRMGRPPLDDIQMIKDMGHTLSKDPLTGQMPVDPSGSILEINIPVTTGQISFVNMKKMGETCD from the coding sequence ATGGCTGTGCCCGATAAAAAAACCTGCGAACAATCACTCGATCGACTTTCCTCACTGACCAACCTCGCGTTGTCCGGAGAAGGGATCAGCGCGGATGATGCGATTTGGCTCTTTTCACTCCCTCACGAATATTCCGAAAAGATCATGGAGGGGGCCTCCCTGATCAGGGAAACCTTCAGAGGCAATGCCATCGATCCCTGTACGGTAATGAATGCAAAATCCGGAGCCTGCGGAGAGGATTGTCATTTCTGCTCCCAGTCTTCCCATCACTCCACCATTTCTCCTGAGTTTGAAATGGTTTCAAAAGAAAAAATACTTCAGACAGCAACCCTAGCTGTTGCAAACGGTGCCAGAAGATTCTGTGTGGCAACCTCGGGACGGGGATTATCAGACCCCATTGAAGTCGAAGCGATATGCCAGTCGATCGAAACCGTACGGAAGGATGTGAAAGTTTGGTCCTGCGCAACATTGGGAATCCTCTCTGAGGACGTTCTCGAGAAGTTAAAAGACTCAGGCTTGAACCGACTTCACCATAATCTTGAAACATCAAAAGAGTATTTTGGAAACATCGTCACAACACATCAATGGGAAGACAGGGTTGATACGATCAAAAAAGCCCAGGCAAAGGGAATTTCCGTCTGTTCAGGAGGGATTTTTGGACTCGGCGAGTCGGAAAAGGACAGGGTTTCAATGCTTCAGACACTCAGGGAACTCAATGTCGATTCCATTCCCCTCAACTTTCTGGTCCCCATCCCCGGAACGCCCCTATACGATGAAGGAGCCGGAATCGGACCAGAAGAAGCACTCCGGTCCATTGCCGTCGCCCGATATATGCTTCCAACAAAAGAAATCCGGATCACCGGAGGAAGAGTCCAGGCACTGGGAGGACGCCATCCGGAAATTTTCAGACATGGCGCCGACGGGGTCATGATCGGAAATTACCTGACTCGCATGGGGAGACCTCCACTCGATGATATTCAAATGATCAAGGACATGGGACATACCCTTTCCAAAGATCCGCTAACAGGGCAAATGCCAGTTGACCCATCCGGTTCGATTTTGGAAATCAATATTCCCGTAACCACCGGACAAATCTCCTTTGTGAATATGAAAAAGATGGGTGAGACCTGTGACTGA
- a CDS encoding alkene reductase, with amino-acid sequence MNQNAVDLFSSYQLGTTTLRNRMVMAPMTRSRAGEGNTPTPLMATYYEQRATAGLIITEATQISPGGQGYIQTPGIHSPEQIAAWKKVTEAVHKKGGVIYLQLWHVGRISHPDFLQGNLPVAPSAIAPRGMTTYTPTGPKEIPTPRALELSEISQIVEQYKTAARNAKEAGFDGVEIHGANGYLIDQFLEDSTNQRTDLYGGSLENRARFLFEVIEAATSVWGSQNIGIRLSPGGTFNDMNDSNPQKTFGYVLQKLSKLNLSYVHLIEPAIQEGEHPTPDLSARFFRPLYSGTLIVAGDYNREKGNNVLKSGLADLVAFGRPFLANPDLVERFKKGVHLNPIDTTTFYGGGVKGYTDYPSMD; translated from the coding sequence ATGAACCAAAACGCAGTTGACTTGTTCTCATCATACCAGCTTGGCACAACAACCCTCCGAAACAGGATGGTGATGGCACCAATGACCAGAAGTCGCGCTGGAGAAGGCAACACCCCCACTCCCTTGATGGCAACTTACTATGAGCAAAGGGCAACGGCAGGTTTGATCATCACAGAAGCGACCCAGATCTCTCCCGGGGGACAAGGCTATATTCAGACACCTGGTATCCATTCGCCCGAACAGATTGCCGCATGGAAAAAGGTCACAGAAGCCGTCCATAAAAAAGGTGGGGTTATCTACCTCCAGCTTTGGCATGTTGGCAGGATTTCCCACCCTGATTTCCTCCAGGGAAATCTCCCGGTTGCTCCATCGGCCATCGCTCCAAGGGGAATGACAACCTATACACCCACAGGACCTAAAGAGATCCCAACGCCCCGCGCGCTGGAACTTTCCGAGATTTCCCAAATAGTCGAACAATACAAAACGGCTGCCAGAAACGCCAAGGAAGCCGGGTTTGATGGTGTTGAGATTCATGGAGCCAATGGCTACCTCATCGACCAGTTTTTGGAAGACAGCACCAATCAGAGGACAGATCTTTACGGGGGAAGTCTCGAGAACCGGGCGCGGTTTCTCTTCGAAGTTATCGAGGCTGCGACAAGCGTATGGGGCAGTCAGAACATCGGGATCAGGCTTTCACCAGGGGGAACCTTCAACGACATGAACGATAGCAACCCCCAGAAAACCTTTGGATATGTCCTGCAAAAACTTTCGAAGTTGAATCTGTCCTATGTTCACCTTATAGAACCTGCCATTCAGGAGGGAGAGCATCCAACTCCGGACCTCTCTGCCCGATTTTTTCGTCCACTTTACTCAGGAACACTCATTGTCGCGGGCGATTATAACCGGGAGAAAGGAAACAATGTTCTCAAAAGTGGCCTTGCGGATCTCGTAGCATTCGGACGTCCTTTTTTGGCCAACCCCGATCTGGTGGAGCGATTCAAAAAAGGGGTACATCTCAATCCGATCGATACAACAACATTCTACGGTGGAGGCGTAAAAGGCTATACCGACTACCCTTCCATGGACTAA
- a CDS encoding riboflavin synthase: MFSGIIETVGVLMETEKKHGGMHLVFGGVSFAGELVIGESIAIDGACMTVVRSDGERMSFDVDLSLETLSVTQMGSWTPGRRVNLERALRLSDRLGGHLVLGHVDDTGWLISRRDEGGTTFLTIGVPIRHASLLIPKGSITVDGISLTVNALSDYPEEESVHVELAIIPHTLSATNIGERKPGDLIHIEFDVVGKYILRAGSIEKSGDGTFRPL; encoded by the coding sequence ATGTTTTCGGGGATCATTGAGACCGTTGGTGTTTTGATGGAGACAGAAAAAAAACACGGTGGCATGCATCTCGTCTTTGGGGGTGTTTCCTTTGCGGGAGAGCTTGTCATCGGAGAGTCTATCGCCATAGACGGGGCCTGCATGACGGTGGTCCGGTCTGATGGTGAACGAATGTCCTTCGATGTCGACCTGTCTCTTGAAACTCTTTCCGTAACCCAAATGGGCAGCTGGACTCCCGGCAGAAGAGTGAATCTGGAACGGGCCCTCCGCCTTTCGGACCGTCTGGGTGGTCATCTTGTCCTGGGACATGTGGATGATACAGGGTGGCTGATATCCCGTCGTGATGAGGGAGGCACAACTTTTTTGACGATTGGTGTCCCCATTCGCCATGCGTCTCTTCTGATCCCAAAGGGATCCATTACCGTTGACGGGATCAGCCTGACCGTGAATGCCCTTTCGGATTATCCCGAAGAAGAAAGCGTCCATGTGGAGCTTGCGATCATCCCCCATACATTGTCGGCAACGAATATCGGAGAGAGAAAACCCGGCGACCTTATCCACATTGAGTTTGATGTTGTCGGTAAATACATCCTCCGTGCAGGCAGCATCGAAAAAAGTGGTGATGGAACATTCCGGCCACTTTGA